A genomic segment from Microbulbifer elongatus encodes:
- a CDS encoding DEAD/DEAH box helicase: MITFTLKNIQQMASGGSFTRGEDYFARGRVLEAYYDAETETFHGRVKGSARFVYRVELDVDRGRLVGLCSCPVGLNCKHAVATALALLQDDAAAATPPATPELPGQPPLLPWQQWLEQLPSAPRAEAAPLQHGQHYLLYVLELNTQGHLQLSTKKGYLKKDGSWSQLRYFQQENTRLGWNRPSHLLDEDITILQLLSRINASGRLGLVGEEGRRALSYLLDSHRFYFEDELIRRGPTRTLCWRWQENDDGSQQLQAQFEGAGSEQDWRLVAVSPPCYLDTESATLGDIASPLPTEQLTHLLHMPAVAADDIGRMSVALRQRIPRPQLPLPVEPKLTRIDTFTPHITLVGCDFDHYKLPALKLHFEYGGFALAPPYSVDYQGEEITQEKDGNYYHITRDTEGENRCCDQIYDQGLYLIPEQLGGQEEVWVLDATKPEKIFEHWSALLRDQIPDWQAQGWVVNTDPSYRFDISHGEVSVELTDTSNNWFELGLELRLPNGQQWPIVDLIEQWLEQDTPEQLSVIVDGDWITVDTTPLQNIRGLLLDLLKEKKLGKPVRLPAFQAAHFSEIDDLNHRHAPVTQALMEKLQDFAGLQAIPTPQQLNATLRPYQQDGLNWLVFLQSYGFGGILADDMGLGKTLQTLALVQHMKETGALNKPALVVAPTSLTGNWMHEAAQFTPHLNTTLIHGPDRDTAFDQIKNSDLVITTYPLLARDQARYRNRKFSLLALDEAQAIKNPTTKTAECVRLINSETRLCLSGTPLENHLGELWSLMDFALPGLLGGRKTFQQVYRTPIESHGNHERQQELASKVRPFMLRRTKAEVVAELPPKTESIQYVELGSKQRALYESVRISMEKRIRDLVERQGMGKSHIEFLDALLKLRQTCIDPRLVKLEKAAGIQESAKLNWLQENLPQLLEEGRSILIFSQFTQVLKLIEEQLNTQKIDYTKLTGQTRKRQQAIDRFQNGEVRVFLISLKAGGAGLNLTAADVVIHVDPWWNPAVENQATDRAHRIGQDKPVFVYKLVAENTVEERIHQMQQQKQALADALFDAAGSSALPTDKEALLSLLSVDL; the protein is encoded by the coding sequence TTGATCACCTTTACTCTGAAAAATATCCAGCAAATGGCCAGCGGAGGCAGCTTTACCCGAGGGGAAGACTACTTTGCACGGGGCCGGGTACTGGAAGCCTACTACGATGCAGAGACCGAGACCTTTCACGGCCGGGTAAAAGGGTCAGCCCGCTTCGTTTACCGTGTGGAGCTGGATGTGGATCGCGGCCGCCTTGTGGGACTGTGCTCCTGCCCGGTCGGTCTAAACTGCAAGCATGCGGTTGCCACCGCACTGGCACTGCTGCAAGACGACGCCGCAGCGGCCACCCCACCGGCTACACCAGAACTCCCCGGCCAGCCGCCCCTATTACCCTGGCAGCAGTGGCTGGAACAGTTGCCCTCGGCACCGCGCGCCGAAGCGGCGCCCCTGCAACACGGGCAACATTACCTGCTGTATGTGCTTGAATTGAATACCCAGGGCCACCTGCAACTTTCCACAAAAAAAGGCTACCTGAAGAAAGATGGCAGCTGGAGTCAGCTGCGCTATTTCCAGCAGGAAAACACCAGACTTGGCTGGAATCGCCCAAGCCACTTGCTGGATGAAGATATCACTATTCTGCAGCTACTGTCGCGAATCAATGCCAGCGGGCGCCTCGGATTGGTGGGGGAGGAAGGAAGGCGCGCGCTCAGCTATCTACTCGATAGCCATCGCTTCTACTTTGAAGACGAGCTGATTCGCCGTGGCCCCACACGGACACTCTGCTGGCGCTGGCAGGAGAATGACGACGGCAGCCAACAGTTGCAGGCCCAGTTTGAGGGCGCGGGCTCCGAACAGGACTGGCGGCTGGTGGCTGTCAGCCCCCCCTGCTATCTTGATACCGAGAGCGCCACCCTAGGAGATATTGCCTCACCACTACCCACGGAGCAGCTGACCCACCTACTCCATATGCCAGCGGTTGCCGCCGATGATATCGGACGGATGTCGGTGGCGTTACGCCAGCGGATCCCCAGGCCGCAATTGCCGCTCCCCGTCGAGCCCAAGCTCACGCGCATTGATACCTTTACGCCCCATATCACCCTGGTGGGCTGCGATTTCGATCACTACAAACTGCCCGCGTTGAAGCTGCATTTTGAATACGGCGGCTTCGCCCTCGCCCCTCCTTACAGCGTCGATTACCAGGGAGAGGAAATCACCCAGGAGAAAGATGGGAACTACTACCACATCACCCGGGATACCGAGGGTGAGAATCGCTGCTGTGATCAGATTTACGACCAGGGGCTGTATTTGATCCCCGAACAATTGGGAGGTCAGGAAGAGGTCTGGGTGCTGGATGCCACCAAACCGGAGAAAATATTCGAGCACTGGAGTGCGTTACTCCGCGATCAGATTCCGGACTGGCAGGCACAGGGATGGGTTGTGAATACCGATCCCAGTTACCGCTTTGATATTTCCCATGGGGAAGTATCGGTGGAGCTTACCGACACCAGCAACAACTGGTTTGAACTGGGCCTGGAACTGAGATTACCCAACGGCCAGCAGTGGCCCATTGTCGACCTGATAGAACAGTGGCTGGAACAGGATACCCCGGAACAGCTGAGCGTGATCGTTGATGGTGACTGGATCACCGTGGATACAACACCACTGCAGAACATTCGCGGGCTTCTGCTAGATCTGCTGAAAGAGAAAAAACTCGGCAAACCCGTACGCCTGCCGGCGTTTCAGGCAGCACACTTCTCGGAAATTGACGATCTGAATCATCGGCATGCTCCCGTTACGCAAGCACTGATGGAGAAGCTACAGGACTTTGCCGGCCTGCAAGCGATACCAACACCGCAACAGCTCAATGCCACCCTGCGCCCCTACCAGCAGGACGGACTCAACTGGCTGGTGTTTTTACAAAGTTACGGATTCGGCGGCATCCTGGCAGATGACATGGGGCTGGGGAAAACCCTGCAGACCCTGGCGCTGGTCCAGCATATGAAAGAAACCGGTGCCCTGAACAAGCCGGCGCTGGTGGTGGCTCCCACCAGCCTTACCGGCAACTGGATGCACGAAGCGGCCCAGTTCACTCCGCACTTGAATACCACCCTGATTCACGGGCCGGATCGCGATACCGCTTTCGACCAGATCAAGAACAGCGACCTGGTCATCACCACCTACCCCCTGCTGGCAAGAGACCAGGCACGCTACCGCAACCGGAAATTCAGCCTGCTGGCGCTGGATGAAGCCCAGGCCATCAAAAATCCCACCACCAAAACTGCCGAATGTGTACGCCTGATCAATAGCGAAACACGCCTGTGCCTGTCGGGTACGCCGCTGGAAAATCATCTGGGAGAACTCTGGTCACTGATGGACTTTGCCCTGCCGGGCTTACTGGGCGGGCGCAAAACTTTTCAACAGGTGTACCGCACTCCCATCGAGAGCCACGGCAATCACGAGCGTCAGCAGGAGCTGGCCAGCAAGGTGCGCCCGTTTATGCTGCGAAGGACAAAAGCGGAAGTGGTTGCCGAGCTGCCGCCTAAAACCGAATCCATCCAGTATGTGGAACTGGGCAGCAAGCAGCGTGCACTCTACGAGAGCGTGCGTATCAGCATGGAAAAACGCATTCGCGACCTGGTGGAGCGCCAGGGCATGGGCAAAAGCCATATCGAGTTTCTCGACGCCCTGCTGAAGCTGCGCCAGACCTGTATCGACCCGCGCCTGGTAAAACTGGAAAAAGCCGCCGGCATTCAGGAAAGCGCCAAGCTCAACTGGCTACAGGAAAACCTGCCGCAACTACTGGAAGAAGGCCGCAGCATCCTGATCTTCTCGCAATTCACCCAGGTACTGAAGCTGATCGAAGAGCAGCTGAATACACAGAAGATTGATTACACCAAACTCACCGGCCAGACCCGTAAGCGCCAGCAGGCCATCGACCGTTTCCAGAACGGCGAGGTGCGTGTTTTTCTGATCAGTCTCAAGGCCGGCGGTGCCGGCCTCAACCTTACCGCCGCGGATGTGGTGATCCACGTAGACCCCTGGTGGAACCCCGCAGTTGAAAACCAGGCCACCGACCGCGCCCACCGCATCGGCCAGGATAAACCGGTATTTGTGTACAAACTGGTGGCGGAGAATACCGTGGAAGAGCGCATTCACCAGATGCAGCAGCAGAAGCAGGCACTGGCGGATGCGTTGTTTGATGCAGCGGGTAGCAGTGCCCTGCCGACAGACAAAGAGGCACTGCTGTCACTGCTGTCCGTAGACCTGTAG